In Anticarsia gemmatalis isolate Benzon Research Colony breed Stoneville strain chromosome 4, ilAntGemm2 primary, whole genome shotgun sequence, the DNA window TGAAGCTAGTTATATAATTCTATCCACTCGGATTCCAAATAGGTAAGCTTAAATTTAAGCTAGAGCATACTAAAACgcatacctacctacctacctacaataGCTCTATTAAGCAGATAGAATGGCAGAATGCTCTTCTCAAATGTCGTTAAGCGGACACCCATCTCAAGACTGTCCGCAGCACCGTAGGTTCGTTAAAACTTGATTACTGGTTTATACCGGTAGCATATTAAATAGCAACTATTTCGGCAGCAGTCAGTTTTTCAGTACTATTCTAATTGATTTCTGAGAATTGCCAATCGATGGCTTTTATTGGTTATTGACACAATAACTAATTAAACTACACTGAGGTCacgaattttaatgaatttttatttgttgattgTACCTTGTGCCTTTTCTGGTACAGACTCTCATTGTCCTGAAGATTAAATACGATTTCTAGTTCCAGAGCGTCTTCGACTCGCAAacgctattaaaatatttgtatgcttcTCCGAATAAGGTACCTGTCTACTTCCACGGGAGCTAGTTCGTGTTTAAGCTTTGgacaattttaatgtttggtcaCGGCAATTCGCGCCATAAAATTGTCAGAATTAAAAAAGGGAGAAGGTAAGACAAAAATAAAGCGCAAAGTACACTTGTAActcattgtatttatttattttttgcacaAGCATCATTCAACGCCACACAacatttaatcatttaaaataaaaataatgcaacGACAATAGGTGATAGTACAATACTATAAATAGGTATACAagttagtacattttattattacgttttatttcattattatatttcagataTTAACATTTAACTGTCAGTGGAAAATATCAAAGAACAATAACCTTTTAGGTAACAATGGTAAAACTTtgacaaaacaataaatcaataaaatgggaatacttttataaaaaaatacataggcaataatatttgtaacacattttttataacttcataaccttcctttttaaccgactactgccccactgcagggcaagagtcacctcccaaacgaggaagggtTTAGTTCTATATATATTAGCTAAAATGAATCCCGTATAGTACATAATCCCGTgttatacttaaaaatagttttctgttaaaaaaaactatttcggTAGGTAGTTATTAATTTGCAACATACTTATTTTGTGGAATTATAATGTCATAGTGATTACAATAATATAGGTTTAATATTGTCAAAAGTACAAAGTCCTGGCCAAATTTTCGTGCGATAGGAAGGTACCGACATCATTATAAAACAGTGCTAGAATCGGGATACATTCTTCGATATGTAGTGTAGTAATTAAATATCTATGATATTAtatgacatacatacattatatcgtTATCACAGGGATAAGGGTTGTCTCTTAAACCTACTTTAGTTTAGTTATATGTTTTCTCTTACACACTACTTAAAGATaaacgaaattaaattaaaatacaaaagcaacatattttttgtaggtttaaagatatcttaatttttatggaatgtattaattataacataagtCTGGGTCCCAGTTGACAGAAAACGACAACGCGGTAGGCCCAGAAAGAGATGGCGAGATGAGTTGGACTCTCATACTAAAGATTGGCATcaaatagctttagacagagatagatggaaagagggaagggaggcctttgccctgcagtgggacaatatgggctgataataataataataataagtccATTTACGccgtaagtaaataataatattcgtgaCCATTTAAAACAATAGTATTTAAAGATGTGCGTCTtcgttttattatctttaaaatcGTTGACTTATTTAAGCCATTGATAAAACTTTACGAATTTTGAgcagcataataatatactttattcaGTCAGAGAGCACTCTAGACTAGAACATCGACTTCTTTTAACCGTCCTTTTTATTGGAGCAGTAGGTTCTAGGATCAGATtgtcatattaaattattcgATCAGTTACAGCATCTCTATAATTAAGGGTAGGTACAAAGACCGCTGCCtacaaaacgattttttttcgaaatatgGCAATACCACTTCTTTTTATCAGTTGCATACAATatcgttattaataataatataataagtacagTTTTACAAATCTATAACTGTAAACATTTTCCATTAGCTACGttataaaagtacatttttacaagcattatattttataaaataattctataacTTTTTGGATATGATCTTATAAGAATGAATACTATGGTCATTGACCTAGGTAAATAAAGCATTCATATCATCATGtcaagatttatttatagataagtaggtaggtacatttatcGATTGTGAACTATCTGGGAAAGGAAGATACAGTACCTAAGTCAGGTAGAAACCTTTATTACTATAAACATGAACGTAGTACCTTATCACAATTACAATAGAAATCGGTACTTTTACTACTCCATAATAACATTTTGTCCATCAACTTGTGCAAATATTTATTCGCTTTTGTAAAAGCCTCATTCCACCAACACATTTAGGTCTTCTCTCCAACACACGTCAACTCAACTTATAAGTTCACGAAAGTTCAAATTTGGTCCACTtcgaaaaagaaaaatgttctcAATTCAAATGGATTACAGCACGGAATAGAATTTACGAACACGGCGGGCACGAAGATCGTTGTTCCTGAGATGGCTGCGCGCGCACCGCCAGCCTCGAGGGGTCGACAGGGTTCGCTTTCGCTACTAGAGAGCGTGCCACATGAGCAAAGGCAGCTTCGACATTCAGTCCGGTTTTGGCTGATGTCTCCATAAACGCGACTTGGTATTCTCTCGCTAAGCGCTGCCCCTCCTCCCGCCTCACCGCCCTCTCTAGACCGCTGTCGGATTTGTTACCTGCAAGCATTACACAATCTCCGTTTGCATGACCCTGTTTCAAAGAGTGGAGAGCTACTGTAGTttcaaattgattttgatttaaattcttGCAATCTGATACCTATACCAAATACCAGTACATATATTGCATGAGTTTAGTTTAATCTTTTTGAAATCTTAAGGTGGGAAATTAATGACTTCCACAATGCAAAGCATAGGTACTGGACAAAATTATATATCTACATTGACTTACATCAGCCGCTGTCGTCAGAGACGACAGGTGCTAATATTGGGTAGGTACTAGCAGGTGCATAACGAAAACTTGAGAAGTGAACCTACTGGATGTACGCTGCAGTACAGGTTATAAAGCTAGTTTTACCTAGGAGCATGATGACAACGTCGTCTTGAGCGTACTCTCGTATCTCTCCGAGCCACGCCCGAATGTTGTCGAAGCTGATCTTGTTCGTCACGTCGTATAGGAGTAGCAGAGCTGGTGAAAAATGAACTTTGTTAACATCAAAACAAGTGTCATAGTCAATCGCGTGACTTGATGACTCAGAAGTCCAAGTGTGAGAGTTTCCTGTGTTTAATCATCGGTTAGGCACTTTTTTGTACACCAGGAAGTGCGTTATTTTTCATACCAGTGTGATAGCACTAAAAGCTTGTGTTATTCAATGATCTTTACTCTTActgtaataataaatcttttacaCTTAATAACGACGGTCATTTAGCTGGCCATAAACATAGTCCATCTAAGAGAGGGGGAGTGTTGGACGACAAATAGATTCGCCACAATACAAATGAGATTGGCGGCGTGTGGCACTTGACAACAAGCAACTTCGCGATACAAAGCGCTTGGTTCCAGACGGGCACATGACGTATCACATCGGCGCAAGCGCACCACGCTCACATGTTGCACAGCATATTGAATAAAGCGTCCAGGGGCAATGTACAAAGCAGACCCGTGTCGTATTCGATGGAttctattgtattattttgtaagacgGCAGATTATTCGACTTATTGTGTTACCAAGGTAATAGACCGTTGCGAACAGTGAACTTCTGTATTCAGacgaatataaaaaaagtaagtaggtaggtataatgaACAATGTAACTCGCCATACCCCTTCTGGATAAAGCTTATAGATACATCGAGATTAGAGAATTAGAAGCGTGTTTGCTGTTGCAATATTTGTCTTTTTCATCTTAGTCTGGGAATGATTACTGCGCCACAGAATGGGCTTGTAAATAGGTCACCATACTTCTGGTATAGATGGTAAAATTCTGTTCACGCATGTGTAAATGAGTAGACATCtacgtacctacttatattaaattgtatgtgTCAGTAGCAACAGGGACTCTATGTAATGTTATTCGTTGGGTTTTGTGAGGGTCGGACAGACGGAAGTCACATAAAAATAGTACCATCTATCATACCCCGAATCAATTAAGATCAAACCACTTATGGACACTAGACACCAAGTTAATGGCATGATGTGGCTGGTCAAGTATGGCCCAATCTAGTTTTACACGTGTGCGAATGTGTGAGCCGGTTTGACGTTCAGTCGGAAACAGGTCGAGGCCAAGACTCTGTTCTTATCCAGCCATGAGACTTGCATGAGACCAATTACCACGGGacgtgttttaaattttaaatacgcGTATGTTGATAGGGTAgcgaaataaatattctaattagtCCGCCTGTCCggtactaaaaaaataaatgagtaggtaggtaggtcTATCTATTTGTTTTTTGCCTTTCTAATTAATAAGTTGACTggataaaactttataaaattaaggaaTAAGGATCTAATTGCTCTGCCTATAGATTACCATGTAATTGCTGTTATAAGCTTGCCTATTTCTTTCCGATTCTACCAGAAGgcaaattataatgataaatcgTCGTCTCTATTGTTCTTATTCGTGAAAGTACATAAGTAGGTACGTGGTTAGTTTTATGTTCAATCAACGATTTGGTCTGAAGTAAAAATcgggtttaaatttaaaaatagatttagtaataattatttcgtgCTAGACGAAAGGACAactgcaaaatataaaaaataagaggAATGAAGTACAACATCGctcaatagatggcgctactaACCACATacgaagtaataaaaaaatctaatggactttaaataaataaatttataactttaataacattaaaacaactataattttgttcgtttttttaatataataaaatcttttaccATGTGCATCCCTGTAGTATGCGTGTGTTACGCTACGAAAGCGCTCTTGCCCGGCGGTGTCCCAAATCTGAAGTTTCACCTTCACGCCGTCTACAGTTACTACCTTATTCTGCAAACAGATGGCGCTAgttgtataaaattatgaatacaaGTAGAACTGAAATTACTCGATAGAAGTCTGAAATTGGACatgaagtaaaataatgaaaatatgccattgaaatataaaagataagtaacattaacatagaaaacaagttattttaaagataaggGTCTAAAATGAACAAAGGTAggtataaattttgtttatgctTCTCGAAGATGGTTATAAACAATCCTTATTAAATTCTTAcgtttagttacaattttttcaaaatattttattccctaattatagttttaactaTTACCTACTTGGTCAAAAACttctataaaaatgaaacagaTATAGAATAACAAGTACGTAAAAGCtcattactattattatgtaatgcatttttttctagGCCACAATAACAGCTGCAATAAATCAAACTGCAAAAACCgaacatgtaaaaaaaacatttacaacaataaatcacTCAGGCGAGCAGTCGATTCAATCACAGCTGTCATGGGCAAGGGGCGGGTACGGAAAAAGCGCGCCAAACTTCGAACACCAATAGCGTGTGGGGAGCGAACCGCGTGCAGCCATTCACTGGCCCATTTGAACTTGGAACCCTTGACGGTCATTAATTATTACCTTTTTTGCAagaattaaaaatgataatggtATTATGGTTTTTTTACCAATCGGAACTTTTTGCGTTTCACTTCGTTGAACGATATTAGATTAAACCTTTTTGTTACGtagtttcgtttttattttattatcttgtaaAATCACAGGGTAAAAATATAAGATTGAAAAGTTTTTGGTAAAGATTAAATTAACGTTATCGTagcttttaatttttagtaggtaaatttctaaaaaaatgggataggtaggtaagtattgttatttagtttttcaaGCAAGAcagaaaacaacatttaatCTATCTTGTTTGAAATGTATGGGTAAGGGAAGccaggtaaataaaataatgagatTGCGGTCGACACGTGTGCCGGTGCATTGTGAGTGAGTGTACCCGGAAGTCGATGCCGACAGTAGATATGTAGTTTCCCGCCAGGAATGTGCCGTCCCGGAAGCGCACTAACATGCAAGTCTTGCCGACGCCGCTGTCGCCAAGAAGCATTACCTGCGAACATTGAGGAAAATCCTATTTAGTTTAGTAAATAGATAAcgattctaataatatttttgtgttaaaaagctGAAAGCATTCGTTCGTTGTTTAAGGCCCAGataaaaacatatataattgaataactatagttgattatattaatattcatatcaaTGGAATATGAgctcattaaaattatataccaGGAGGATGACTGTAGAACTACAATGCAAAAGCTCTAcacaaaacatatattatgaagaTAAAAAGGGTTTTGTATTGTGATGATAGCCAGAAGAGGGTAATTGGGGGCTTCAAATAcacctttatattataaactacgGCTCTAAAGAATAGAATGTCAAGAGTAAAGTTGCATACACATTGAGCAAGCAACAAAAAAGTCTAGACAAGATTAAGATAGAAAATCTTTCTAGTCTATTTCATAGTTATCAAACCGAACAGAACAGAAGAAACTACTGTCTCATGTAAGTCCAGTCAGTGTGAACGAGGCTTTAAGTTACCGTGGTGTCCACAAGGTTTTACTAATTAAGTAAGGTTCCTTGGAATGTTTGTAGACGTGTTTAATTAGGCCTTCCTCGTAATACCGAGTTCAATATCAAACATCAAAGATCCGATATTTGTCGTAAATTAATTTTCTGTATTGGCAACTGTGACTGTTGTGTATTGTCTTAGAATGTTCATTGATTATTATATATTGAATTCGTAAGTTAAGTTTGTCtcttgtttattattaagactGGTTTTACCggcatatattttattattaagtaaagcaAACAATAAGCAACCGAAAGAGACgtgtctatttatttaaatattgccGTTGTGTCACATATTAATCAATACGTCTTTTTTGCTTGCTTATTATTTGGCTTTGAATGCTGATACCACGCAAAAAACCTTACTCCTGTTCTTTAAACTAATCCCTACCTAGGTGCCAATAGGtacatcaataaaataacttttaagaaCTGTGCAAaatttatgttgtctttgttAATAACGATACAAACATTAACAAAACGTCATACTCACTTTTCCAAAAACATCATATTTGTCTTCCTGCTTCGAGTGCTGTTCCCATGTCTCCGTAGGGGAAGGTGGTTCACTGTGAGGCATCACGCCCACTTCATGTTCACTCTTGTCATCATCGTCTCTCGCTTCAGGCAGGTTCCTGGCCCACGTCGGCCTCACACGACCCACCACCACGCGTTTCTCCATCTGCCTGTTATTGTCCATCGTATTTGGATTCCACATTTTGAACAGAACTTTATACCATCACTTTAATACCGAAGAGCTTCGAAACTTTACGAAAGAACCGTATTGTCcatctttttatttgttttttcttaacACTGTTTTGAGTCGTCACTTCGTCTCAAGGCTGAAAGTCCTATTTTCGTCACACGCCTTAGGTAATAACTCACAAGATTTCTCAGTTTACGACCTCAAATCAAAGGATGTCACTCTTTTAAAAGatcaacaaaaactataatgttataatgcaacgggtcctAAACGCGATTCggaattaaaggttaggataccatattcgattgcttgacgtttcgatcgaattgtaTCAACCGTAGTCACGGGCTCACCACGGTCATAATAAAGTATCCTAACTTTTAATTATCAATCGCGTATGAGAcccgttgtattataatattatgtgttagtcgcgagagtttaaaatcgttaacaaacaaaaagtagATTATAAAACAAGAAAACAGTTATTGTATTCCCTTTGTTTAAATGTCTTTGCAGTGATCAAGTAATCAGAGGAGGAtttcaaacaaacttaaatTGGCTTAGAaccaaattaattaagtttgtagTACATAATACAGAGAGACAAAATAACAATCCTTGATTACGTAACGGGCTAACTTTCACAAACGTAGTTTGAGAACTAGAATTTTATCAGAAGATACTTAATTTATGTTCGTTATACCCCGAGGTGTAGGCAAAAGTgtttgaaatacacccgcgttccgccactaacaatgttagtcccgtgCAATAAGGGTAAGCTTATTGGCATTTACCGAATCCCTGGCTACtactgagaaatattctaacataaattagaaaagatctTAGAATTTAGAATTAGAAATCTTAGATCTTAGAATAAGAAAAgatactttgcccgacccgacAACCGAATCTGATCAGTTGTAAACTCTACCGACAGCGTCATAGAGGcgttcatataattttattttgttactgtcTACAGAATAAGAGTTTGCTCAAACTTTACAATAGAATCGTACTTCGCAATACTTTGTAACGACGATTTAATTGCTGTTGGCAATTGAAGAAATATTGAATGGATGTTTTTCTACGGAGTTCGTAAAAGTCTTTCCTTGTAGTCAAggttaattaaactttttgaagtcattttgtttttaacttgGCGAGCGAGAGTTTGCAGTTGTTGGGTATTCTTCGAAACGGTGGAAGGACTTTAGGTCGGTAATAATCACTGTTGTTTTCTTACTAACGTTTCAAATTGGTATTTAAAAAGACGGCAAATGTTTTTATCGATGGCGATAATATGCATACGAGTATAGTTAAATGCTTAGGTATTCGGACCTTCCCCAtggtatataaattaaattttgatgtatgcgaaaaaaaaaaaaaaaaataaatgttctaggttaaaacaataaataataaataatgaatttagtGTCAATATGCTTATTAACTTCGAATtccgaaatatattttttaaacctgtCCATTTGTTGGGACTACCCAAATTCTCTCCTTCTATGCAAGTGCCAACTATAGATAACATATTAGTTAATAAGCAAATCGTACTATTACATCTAATTTGATATTTAGATACTCTTTGTCGGTTCACTGTTATGTTAGCTTAGGTCCTATTTGCATTGCgttagggccctggcggaggacgcagtagcccagggagaggtcgtcttggcggtgtcactcgacatcgccaacgccttcaacaccctcccctggaacAGCATACGAgtggcactcgaatatcaccgagtgccacCCTACCTCCGCCGTATCATCGGGGCTTATTTGGAGGAAAGATCGATTatctacccgggtcaaaatgGCTGGTCACGCCAAATGGTGTgttgtggggttccacaggggtcggttctaggccctctcctgtggaacattGGTTATAATTacgttctgcgcggtgcgctcccgccgggcgtcggcgtattctgctatgccgacgacacactggttacagcccgggggaagacgcaccgcgacgcggaggtgctggccacagctggggtcgcacaggtcgtcgctcgcatccggcggctgggtctggaggtggcacttgaaaagtcggaggccctatttttccatgggccccgacgccgcccgccTCCAGGATCCAGCATCATCGTAGGCGGAGTCCACATCGGCATTGCATCGTCGATGAAGTACCTTGGTCtaactctcgacggccgatgggacttcacagcccatttcagtcggctggcccccagactggtaggtgcggcgggcgctcTTTCACGCctgctgccgaacctcggggggccaaacaacacctgtcgacggctgtacgccgggatcgtgcggtcaatggccctatatggctcacccatttgggccaatgccctgtcggccaaaaacatcgccgcgctgcgacgtccgcagcgcgtgatggctgtcagggccgtgagaggctaccgcacgatctcattcgaagcggcgtgcctactggccggaacgccgccgtgggacctggacgcgaaggccctcgcgtcactctatacatggcgcgaggaggccaaAGGCGggggctcactgccagcgcctcaagaagtggaggcgcggagagcagagctccgccaagatgtcctggcggcgtggaagcggcgactggagaaccccagcgccggcctagttaccatcgaggccgtgcggccggcggtcacggagtggctggagagagggcacggcgcgctcacttatcggctgacgcaggtcttgaccggacacggttgtttcggcaagtacctgtgtcgcataggccgtgagcagacgcccaggtgccaccattgtggtgactgccccgatacggcgctgcatacgctggcacactgccaggcgtggtcgtcgcagcgccgtcaattgaccggggtagtcgggagcgacctctcgctctcggccgtggttctgtccatggtcgggagcgaggcagcgtggtcggccgtcgcctcgttctgcgaggaagttatatccgcaaaagaggcggcggaacgggagcgggaaatcaacgctcccctcccttcccgcgcaagacgcactgggcgtcgtaggcgccgggatgatctccggcccccgtgacgcggacctgtgggcggcggaggcggaacgctccgtcgcctggacagggaacaggtccgagaggtggggagtgcgctgtgtgttcctggcacacccccttgaagtggagagctaggggggggggcaatcctcgtgcctgcccccgctcgaagtagggcctgcatacaaagcgggccgtcaccggctgggacgcggagtatccgatcggaggtaccgcgtcctggccacgttatggtgaccgcagaaggaacaccgtcaggtttttagtcggtatgcccaagtcagccggaacgccttgccggcgggagagcccgacagacccccgctttcctccctggggcgggacatgcagcaatgcattttcctgacgaaaaaaaaaaaaaaaaaaaaaaaaaaaaggtccTATTTGCATTGACAAAGTTACAGTTATGATATCCTCAAATTATTCCCTTTAGATGTCCTTTAAGCTTTTAAGATCTGTAAAGCTTGcttcacacatattcggttcggcaatatgtATCGAATAGCAAAACCGATTCGACACACTTGTTCGGGTTGTGCCGATCGGATTCATCtattcccggtttctgagtacatttaagcggtagtttatctattcaatagcgtttttttgtacgagattaaacgctattgaatagataaactaccgcttaaatgtactcaaaaaccggaggctagacatatacatatatttagtttaGCCGCCCGGCTAAGCCAATTAAAGACGAACAGAATATGTGTGAAGCAAGCTTTATATACTCGTAGAATGTTCTAAACTccaaatatcaatattaccgaTGATTGGTAAATATGGCTTCCTTCCACGCGTGTTTGAGTTATTCGTAAATATGATGTATTTACCtacttgtaatatatttttcggGGAACTTAAGAGAAGCcaattaagatgtttttttatcaTCCAGGGGTTCTTTTTAATATATCTTTTTTGTTTACGTCAATAAATATACGGGATTTGAATTTCACTTTTAGCTATCAAAAGATCCTGGCAATCGGCGAGTTTTTGTTTAAGTAGagtataaaaatgatatatAAACATACTAACAGCAACAAGTTACTAAAAAtcttttctgttttatttattactcgaCTTACGCGGCATTGTCCTCATGTAAAGATTTCCGGTGGTAAGAAGTATTCCATGAGTCAATCTTGGTTATAAA includes these proteins:
- the Rab26 gene encoding RAS oncogene family member Rab26 isoform X1, with the translated sequence MWNPNTMDNNRQMEKRVVVGRVRPTWARNLPEARDDDDKSEHEVGVMPHSEPPSPTETWEQHSKQEDKYDVFGKVMLLGDSGVGKTCMLVRFRDGTFLAGNYISTVGIDFRNKVVTVDGVKVKLQIWDTAGQERFRSVTHAYYRDAHALLLLYDVTNKISFDNIRAWLGEIREYAQDDVVIMLLGNKSDSGLERAVRREEGQRLAREYQVAFMETSAKTGLNVEAAFAHVARSLVAKANPVDPSRLAVRAQPSQEQRSSCPPCS
- the Rab26 gene encoding RAS oncogene family member Rab26 isoform X2, with protein sequence MSQMATDDSMSDDVFEDDSLRAPAQRSTPSPTGYRDYHPPAETPARSQPDDDVPIHKTILLGDSGVGKTSLLVQFETGKFQAGNFSATVGIGFTNKVVTVDGVKVKLQIWDTAGQERFRSVTHAYYRDAHALLLLYDVTNKISFDNIRAWLGEIREYAQDDVVIMLLGNKSDSGLERAVRREEGQRLAREYQVAFMETSAKTGLNVEAAFAHVARSLVAKANPVDPSRLAVRAQPSQEQRSSCPPCS